In the Setaria italica strain Yugu1 chromosome VI, Setaria_italica_v2.0, whole genome shotgun sequence genome, one interval contains:
- the LOC101773009 gene encoding uncharacterized protein LOC101773009 — MALSDCAAPMFHAAIALVVYAAAAAAHRRGWGIVDYRPQAAVVLLTGLCVQRASVPKPGQSRGPQVGVAEAAAGRAPRDEAEASSFVSPPVITVCIICLVLTACVAAEVVRRRRGRMLPPPPPLQSVPARRYTDRRRA, encoded by the exons ATGGCGCTCTCCGACTGCGCCGCGCCGATGTTCCACGCTGCCATCGCGCTGGTGgtctacgccgccgccgccgcggcgcaccGCAGGGGCTGGGGCATCGTCGACTACCGGCCCCAGGCGGCCGTGGTGCTCCTCACCGGGCTGTGCGTTCAGAGAGCTTCCGTCCCCAAG CCCGGCCAGAGCAGAGGCCCCCAAGTCGGCGTCGCGGAGGCCGCTGCGGGGCGTGCTCCGAGGGATGAAGCGGAAGCGTCGTCGTTCGTCTCGCCGCCCGTCATCACCGTCTGCATCATCTGCCTCGTCCTCACTGCTTGCGTGGCCGCGGAGgtcgtgaggaggaggagggggaggatgctgccgccaccgccaccgctgcaGAGTGTGCCTGCGAGGAGGTACACTGATCGGAGGAGGGCATAG